The Ahaetulla prasina isolate Xishuangbanna chromosome 3, ASM2864084v1, whole genome shotgun sequence genome window below encodes:
- the CBLN2 gene encoding cerebellin-2, protein MPGRRLWWRRRGALAEPAGSYSCMAAVLAFLLFLLPTSCPAVGAQNDTEPIVLEGKCLVVCDSSPSADGAITSSLGISVRSGSAKVAFSATRSTNHEPSEMSNRTMTIYFDQVLVNIGNHFDLASSIFVAPRKGIYSFSFHVVKVYNRQTIQVSLMQNGYPVISAFAGDQDVTREAASNGVLLLMEREDKVHLKLERGNLMGGWKYSTFSGFLVFPL, encoded by the exons ATGCCTGGGCGGCGGttgtggtggcggcggcggggagCGCTGGCGGAGCCGGCTGGCAGTTACTCCTGCATGGCGGCGGTGCTGGCTTTTTTGCTCTTCCTGCTGCCCACCAGTTGCCCGGCGGTGGGCGCGCAGAATGACACCGAGCCCATCGTGCTGGAGGGCAAGTGTTTGGTAGTATGCGACTCTAGCCCGTCCGCCGACGGTGCCATTACTTCATCGCTGGGCATCTCCGTGCGCTCTGGCAGCGCCAAGGTGGCTTTCTCGGCCACGCGCAGCACCAATCACGAGCCGTCTGAGATGAGCAACCGCACCATGACCATCTACTTCGACCAG GTATTAGTTAATATTGGGAACCATTTTGACCTCGCTTCCAGTATATTTGTAGCACCAAGAAAAGGAATCTATAGCTTCAGTTTCCATGTTGTGAAAGTATATAACCGACAAACTATCCAG GTCAGTTTAATGCAAAATGGCTATCCGGTGATTTCTGCTTTTGCTGGAGATCAAGACGTTACCAGGGAAGCAGCCAGCAATGGAGTCTTGCTCCTGATGGAAAGGGAAGACAAAGTGCATCTCAAGCTGGAGAGAGGGAATCTCATGGGAGGATGGAAATATTCAACCTTTTCAGGATTCTTAGTCTTTCCAttataa